The genomic DNA gatgaccccgacgtgggtgacgctggggagctcggtgcattgcttggagaagcatcgcacgtagtcacgtagggactcgttgggcttctgTCGAAATCCCTTGAGATCCCACGAATTCCCGGGGCGCACGTAAGTGCCCtagaagttgcccacgaagatcttgaccaGGTCAgcccagtcgtggatctgaTCTTcgggcaggtgctcgagccacgttcgtgtggcatcagcgagatgaagaggaaggttgcggatgatcacGGCGTCATCCGTCGTGCCGCCCAGCtagcacgctaggcggtagtcgttgagccagaccgcgGGGTCCGTCTCTCCTGAGTACTTGAcaagggtggtgggctgtcaaAAGTGTGGAGGGAAGGGAGCggtacgaatctcccggctgaacacacgggtgcccggaggctccggtgacagCCCCCTGTCGTGTTCGGGGTCAAAGcggccaccccgtcgaggggtgaaCTTCCTcccattgatgatgttgcgggAGTCGCCGTCGTCGGCGTTTCCGCGCGGGTCGTGGAGGCGCTCATTCGCAAGAGTCCCCTTGATGcagtcgtgcaccgagggtacTTTTGCGTCGTCGGCTGCGGCCGCCTTGCCCTTTCCTCCCAGGGGAGTGTGCACCGAGGCCTCGTGGCCCTGGCGTGCTGCTCCTCCGGACTTCGAAGCTgccgagcgcatgcgagacgcagagctctcggcttgctgcactgcagcctgctcgatgagcaccttgGCCTCATTGCGCAGGTTGCGCCCCTCGGTCGTAGAGGGCTccggcatagcttggagtagataAGCTGCGGAGACAAGTTTTTGGCTGGCCCTTTTCAGTTCCAgtggtttgtcgacgttgtcatcgGCCAGGATCCGCTCCCGAGCAACGCGCCCTGCCGCCTGAGCCTGCGCGCCACGGCGTGCTCCTGCTCAAGCGCAGAACGTAGCAGCCGCGTCTGCCGAcgctcctcctcgagctccgtgATTTGCGCCAGCTGCGCCTGCCACGCCGTTGAGCTTGACGAAGCGGCGGGATTCGGAGGGGGTGCCACTACTTGGTTCACATGTGGGGGCTCTCCGTGGTTTCCGTCGTCGCTCGATGCTTCCTCGACGGCtccgtccgccagctcgaccatgaagcattcccgagtgggatcgtaatccccctcgctagagtcttcggagcaggtgaggcagtaagccgccgcAAGCTTGAACGACCGGAAGGCATCGGGGTTACGGACCCCAGAGTAGTCGCACTCCTGAGgtcgtgaagttgtccatgaagaagttgatgtcgtcggcgatcgaacccgccgtctcggggtaggagtcatCGGGAGATGAcacgatgaggttgcggatcgcgAAGAGGTGGTGACCCGGCAGCTCCTCATACACGCTCATGTTGGTACTGACTGACGAAGTGTAGGTCGCAGCATTGGAGCGCAccccgaagggaaagggcgacggcgcaGTCACGCCCTCCATGGGAGGCTCCGGGGCTGCTCTTGGCGATGATGCCGGTGGAGATGGCGCCGGAAGACGTGGTGGCGAAACAGCGACTCCGTTAGCCGCGATGCTGGGCTGCGAcgtgccagcctcgacccacgtgggggagctgaggcgtgccgccctgcgccgctccatgcgcgcttgtcGCGCGCGCTGGCCCGTGCGCCTCCTGTGCTGGGGCGGTGGAGCCGGAGTGTCGTGTGGCTTCGGCTGGGAGAAGCTCCATgtcgtaaccgttgccggtcgcgACAAAGTCGAGGCTCCCAAACCGAAGGTGCCTGCCGGAAGTGGGCGTTGCTCGTCTGCCATCTAGGAAACAAGAGAGAACAAAGACAAAAGTCACGCAGCAcgatcccctacctggcgcgccaactgtcggcgtcctgacccggcggtctggCACTAACTAGTAAAGTGCTGTGTGATCTCTaatcctagatggttgatgcaagaggtaacacaggaaCGCACGGATTTATCCTgcttccggccgcggggccgtatgtccggcaagggggtgtgcgagtgcactgtactatcttgcaccgggggtgcatgtagtagggggtacaagcgaggcgaaagagggagggaagctcccaagtctctactagaggagaagttgactgaggcaagtgccaatatcggggctcaggaGAGCGTGTGTGCTCTGTGAGTTGTGGGTATGGAAATGATGTCGGCCTGAGTGGGGGTAGAATAAAGGCgttcacctcctccttttatagacgcaAGGAGGGGGTGAGGTACATGTACGGAGGGGGttagaagtcgtcgtcttccccgAATTGGGAGCCTGCGGTGGTCCACTGCTGTTGAAAGTACACTGTGAGCACTGGAGatcatggcgtcgggcgtggcggtCGTCCTTGGTGTCGTcctggtcttgcggagatcgcgctggcgtcctggcagctccagcgggcggcatgGTGGCTCCTGTAGAGGGTAACGTCCCCTGCGCTCGACGTGGCGGCGTTCCCAAGGTCCTGCAGGCGGGGGTCTGGATTTGGTCAAGGCTCGGGCCGCGCCCGAGGGTCATGCCCATGCCATTCGAGGGCTCCGTGGAGGGGAAAGTACGAGGGAAGgacggggagttggcagcacagtggctggTGCAGCGCCGAGCACGTCGCGCACAGCATCGCAGGTTCCCATAATAGCGTCACAGCGCCGGGGATGGCtgtgcagtgaccggagttggcagatAAGACCCTGGTCATAGCCACTGTGCGGAGTGGgagcctgacgccgtctgacccgggtgCCGCGGCGGAGTTGttagcatttaatgcctccgtacggcgggctgGTGAACGGGTggccgtttgtcccttccgtcaaggggtggcctcgagcgaggcagagacgcGGGGCGCTGTCGAGGGTTTCGAccgggagccctcgagcgaggcggagattgccccgcgggtccgagggggttcggatgggccgcactgtgtacttgggccgtggattgggcttttttgagtcatttcctttcctttggatCAGAGGAAGGTTGTAGTCCTTCGTGGGCCCGATTGCCTAACATATGTTTTGCGTTTTAAGGGTGATTTAGTCTCCTGATTAGGGTGctcctaatcgtggtacccgacacagACCAATTACATGAAGTGAACACTATTATTACAGCCATGTTAGCCCTGTGAAGTTATACAAGCTAGACTGTATAGAGGATGATGACAgactaaatatatatattgtatACCACTGTATATGAAATGTGATAATGATATTTTGTTGTTGTGATGCACAAATATGTAGGACACTAATCTGAAGAAGGATTTCAATTGTGATCAAGAAGCCAATCAGATTGAGGCATATACATTAATGGAATAAACAGATGAAGGGTTACAATTGTTACATATGCAAGAGATATAATTATTGTCACTTGAGAATGCAGACTACAAACAAAAAATTTCGCTACAATCATCGAATACCATCTTGAGCAAGATATCATCTGATCATGAAACAAGACACACAACAAGAGGAGGCGGCGTCCAAGTACCTTTGGCTAGATGATCAAACACGGAGCAGCTGGCGGTTGATGAAGCAGGCGTAGACGGCAATGTAGTAGGGAACACAACCGGTGACATCCAAACTCTACCCGCACGGAGTAGGGCGACGACCTTTAGCGGCGGGGGTGAGGGAAGGGCGGTCGACACAAAGAGCGAAGGCGGGGCCGAGTGAagggtgcggcggcgacggtagCAGCGGCGGCGATCCGGCAGGGGTGACCGGGCGAGATTGGACAGTTGCCTAAGAGCGTGAGTTTGGTGCGGGGATGAGGGGGCCTGGGGTTTGGGGTGGCAAATTACCACAGTACCCTTCCACGCctcaaattaattaaattaaatattttGGGAAGCACCAAGAGATACCACCAACCATTATAAAAGAGCTCATGAAATATATGATCATGTAGCCACGGTTCttgtttaaaaaaaatccaaattgTATCCAAATAGGTCACAACAAGTCACTTTTTATATACAGAAAAAGGAAATCTTTGGATACAAACAATAAGCAACTATGTGAATTTGAGAGAGAAAAAACATGTATCGAGGGGGGAGTGTTACAGGACTTACATAATAGTACATGTTGCAAAAATCTTATTTAGTAGACTTGTAACTAATAAGGTGTAAACAACGCTACATCAGCAATATGTAGCATCCAAAAATACATACAACTTACGATCCTAATCATTTTGAGATTTGGGCTCGGTAACCAAAAGCTCTTgtgcaaaataaattttacaCGTCGTAACCAACCTTCTTTTCCTTACGCAAATAAACTGCATTAGTACAACTTATACCAATTATATTATAAATTATCATTTTATCTAACGGTATTTAGTTCCTAAGAGTACAAACACCTTATAACCATTTCATTAGGCTACAACAGTCTAAAATTTCATTTGGCTACATCAGTCCGAAACGACGGTAGGTACCTGCCTCCAGCAGTCCGCACACCTTACTGTTGTTTAATTTAGCTATAGTCATGTTGTCAATGGCATAAGTATATATTGCCAACATTTTACTTATCACCAATTCATTCGGCTATATACCTAACTATATAAATTTGCAGATTTCATTTCtgaaaaaatcagaaaataacaaaaaaaatctcCGGTGGACTGCATATTATACTTTCTCCGTcgacaaaaaaatataattatagaATATGTGCCGGTCAAACtagtttaaatttgatcaaatttatattaaatagtattagtacttatatcttcaaataaatttattataaaaatataatctataactaatctaatggtacttattttatattataatttagttaaaatttaaattatttgaCTTCTAGAAAAGTGagaattgtattttttttctggaCGGAGGAAGTAGTACTACGGCGACCTGTGTGAGGCCGACCGCGACCGAGCAGATCGATCGTTATTCCCCGAGCTCCTCTCCTCTTTTTGGCCGGGAAGAaagaaggggaaggggaggtCCGGGAGTGGGATTGgctggcgatggcggcggcgctggagttcCTGGAGGCGCAGGGCGCGACGCGGTCGGAGCTCGCGGAGTGGTACGCAGCGCTCGCCGACCTGTACCAGCGGAAGCTGTGGCACCAGCTCACCCTCAAGCTCGACCAGttcctcgccctcgccgtcgtccAGGTCCGTCCGCTTCATTGATTTCGCCGATGATGATCTTACTTTTCGTTCCCCTCTTGGTTGTCTCTCGGCGTGCGGTTTGATCTGATTAGGGTTAGGCGCCCTTTTTTGGCAGTTAATTTTAATATTAGTACGATACGATGCTGGCTGCAGCTCGCGGAGTAGATGGTCATCTCCCATGGGTGAGATGAGTTAGTCTCCCTCGGTGTTGTAGAACTGTTGAAAGAACAAACGGTTTTGCTGAACAATCTAGCTTTATATTGTACTACCCCGCAAACATCTAGTCTGTGTTGTTGACAATTTCTTTTAGTTTACTGCATTTAAAATTGCTGAGATTGTGGTTGTATACAGCACTACAGCTACTGCATCTCATAGATGAAACAGGCATAGCTGTGCTGCGATATATCTTGATTTCTTTCAGTTTAAGAAATTATAGGCACTATAAATGGAGATACTGGTGTTCACGCTCGAAAGTATGGTTGCTAACTCTAGTAAACGACCAACGGGCGCAACTCTGACACTTTGGTGTTTCTCATATAAACTAGCTGGCCTGTGTTGGTACAGCATTGTAGTTTGTTGGGTTGAATTTCATTAAACATATTGTGCAATATCGAATATGACTCCCTGGTGAGTGTCAATTACATGTAGCCTGATTAATCAATATTGTACTGGTAGGCAATTTTTTACTTCAAAACACTACATTAATAATTTTCTTCATGGATATCAAAACACCTGCACATACGGTTTAGTATTTAATTGTTGTCACTATCACATTCACCATGGTCCATGCCTACCATATCTATGCTGTGAAATTATACAGCAATCATTTTACATGTAGATTCATTCCAACCCTCAGATACTTCCAAACCTTTTCATCAACAGTCTGGTTGCCCTTTTATTATGTATGCTCTTTGTCCTAACCATTGTGCTGATTATCTATTTTCCTCCTTTCCATTCAGGCGGGCGATGCCCTGATTCAGCTGTATAATCATTTCATATCAGATTTTGAGACCAAGATTAATCTTCTCAAATTCGCTCACTTCACAGTGGTAGTTTCACGTCAGTATTTGGACAAAGATGCAGGTATAAACTATCTTGAAGGTGTAATTTCAAAGCTGCGTGATACCCAGGAAGCACGGGTTGAAGAGCCCATTCTGTATGTGAAGATGCAGATTGCAACATTTCTTCTTGAGAAAGGGAATCAAAAGGGATGTAAGGAACTTTTAGAAGAGGGCAAAACAACTTTGGATGGCATGGTTGATATTGATCCTTCAGTACATGGTACCTATTACTGGTTGTGTTCTCAGTATCACAAGGCCCATCAAGATTACTCTGAATTCTACAAGAGTGCTCTTCTTTATCTTGCATACACAACCGTGGAGTCACTATCAGAACCATTCAAACAGGTGCCTGCTTATATTTTGATACCACAAGATTGGGTTTATTTTACAGTTTCTGATTGAGTTTCTATGAGTTTCAGAGCCTGGCATTCGACCTCACACTCGCTGCTTTATTGGGTGAAAACATTTACAACTTCGGGGAGTTACTTGCCCATCCAATCGTAAGTACAAAATACAATTTTGCACTCGATTGTTCTCACTATCTGCCTTAGCACTGAATAGTATACAGGTCCCTGTTTTTAAATAGCATTGTCTAGGAATCATAATGTTTTTGTACATAATATAAGGATATTGTAGATTGCCATTGATATAATCAAATGCGAATTTACTATGTTTATAAATGGGTTTTCTTATATATGGAGGTATGAATCAATCGCTTCACTTAACAGGAAAACACAGCCTGATAAATGAACTTTGCTGTATTCttaaagcaaactcttgaccaTGGTTTGCAGGTTGCATAGTTTAATTTCTCCTCCCTACGCTCAAACTAGTGGCGGAAATTCTGGTCTTGCTTTGTTTAATTTGTCGAGTAACTTCTGTTGTTGGCATAATGTAGATCCGTAGCCTTTTGGGGACTCAAGCTGAGTGGATTTTTCATA from Panicum virgatum strain AP13 chromosome 7N, P.virgatum_v5, whole genome shotgun sequence includes the following:
- the LOC120682884 gene encoding 26S proteasome non-ATPase regulatory subunit 13 homolog B-like, with amino-acid sequence MAAALEFLEAQGATRSELAEWYAALADLYQRKLWHQLTLKLDQFLALAVVQAGDALIQLYNHFISDFETKINLLKFAHFTVVVSRQYLDKDAGINYLEGVISKLRDTQEARVEEPILYVKMQIATFLLEKGNQKGCKELLEEGKTTLDGMVDIDPSVHGTYYWLCSQYHKAHQDYSEFYKSALLYLAYTTVESLSEPFKQSLAFDLTLAALLGENIYNFGELLAHPIIRSLLGTQAEWIFHMLQAFNSGNVALYQELCKAHNTTLSAQPALVQNERKLLEKINILCLMEIIFSRSSENRTIPLNAIAERTRLSVEDVEYLLMKSLSARLIEGIIDQVDGTVHVSWVQPRVLGIDQVKSLRDRLDTWVGKVHTTLLSVEAETPDLISS